One Natator depressus isolate rNatDep1 chromosome 6, rNatDep2.hap1, whole genome shotgun sequence DNA window includes the following coding sequences:
- the VPS37C gene encoding vacuolar protein sorting-associated protein 37C — protein sequence METLRDLSVKELQELQENSEEIERLALESTEVQELQLEREMALATNRSLAEQNLEFQTPLETGRTNLSDRYQKLQKLAEQCQEQKAKLEKFSAAMQPGTLLNLLQVEGQRIEEESETMAEKFLEGEVPLEIFLEQFSSMRTLSHLRRVRVEKLQEVLRKSEASQEPASDSHFNHQHPAPHVTPGPADEQQPQPFLSGTPSFPLPYSPAPRMPVGPTVHGTLQPAPFSGAPVIMGPLTSSQPSTQPTFPYKPPPAPGYPQAPPGGSAPGYSQPQTRGSSSAPGYPWAPCRGPPSASGYSQPQPRAPSGLGYPQPPQPPYFPPGGGRPQCPYPTQPPLPSFPIPSQPPYPPASHSPFGYPPPPPPRGPAWPGY from the exons ATGGAGACCTTAAGGGACCTATCTGTGAAggagctccaggagctgcaggagaatTCTGAGGAGATAGAGCGTCTGGCACTGGAATCAACAGAG gtccaggaactACAGCTGGAAAGGGAGATGGCCTTGGCCACAAACCGGAGCCTGGCAGAACAGAACCTAGAATTCCAGACGCCGCTGGAAACTGGCCGCACAAACCTTTCCGACAGATACCAGAAGCTGCAGAAGCTGGCTGAACAGTGCCAGGAGCAGAAGGCAAAATTGG AGAAATTTTCTGCGGCGATGCAGCCTGGGACCTTGTTAAATCTTCTGCAGGTGGAGGGCCAAAGGATTGAAGAGGAATCTGAG ACTATGGCCGAGAAGTTCCTGGAGGGCGAAGTGCCACTGGAGATATTTCTTGAGCAGTTTTCCTCCATGAGGACGTTGTCCCACCTGCGACGGGTCAGAGTGGAAAAGCTCCAAGAGGTACTGAGGAAGTCCGAAGCTTCACAGGAACCAGCCAGTGACTCTCATTTTAACCACCAGCATCCTGCTCCTCACGTAACTCCTGGGCCTGCTGAtgagcagcagccacagcccttCCTATCAGGAACACCATCCTTCCCTTTGCCCTATAGTCCAGCCCCACGCATGCCTGTAGGCCCCACAGTCCATGGAACTCTCCAACCTGCTCCTTTCTCTGGAGCACCAGTTATAATGGGACCCCTCACCTCCTCTCAGCCAAGCACCCAACCCACATTTCCCTATAAACCACCTCCAGCTCCCGGATACCCACAGGCCCCACCTGGAGGCTCGGCACCAGGATACTCCCAGCCTCAGACAAGAGGCTCATCTTCAGCCCCAGGGTACCCTTGGGCTCCATGCAGAGGGCCACCATCTGCCTCTGGTTACTctcaaccccagcccagagctccatCTGGACTAGGGTACCCCCAGCCTCCACAGCCTCCATATTTTCCACCAGGAGGTGGAAGACCACAGTGTCCATACCCAACCCAGCCACCGCTACCTAGTTTTCCAATTCCATCCCAGCCTCCGTATCCCCCAGCTTCACATTCTCCCTTTGGATACCCACCACCTCCGCCACCTCGAGGCCCTGCTTGGCCTGGATACTAG